TGCCGCTCCGTTCTTCTTCAAGCAGGACAATGACGTTCCCGCCAACCTGAAGAATCCAGACCTGCATCGGCTCGTTCTTGGCGGCAGCGTTGGTGGTCCCATCATCAAGAACAAGCTATTCGGCTTCTTTGCCTATCAGCATCTAACCGTTTCCGACCAGGAAATCGGCGACGGATTTCTCAACGTACCAGTCGGTCTTAGTGATACCAACCGTAGCGCGGCCGGTATCGCCGCAATCGACAACGCACAGTTCTCCGGCGAAAACAGCGTGGGAGCATTCAACAACGGAGGAACTCCAACACCATTTACCGCCGCCCAGATCAGCAACACCGTGGTTCAACTTTTCAACTCGCCTGCCCTTCCAGGCGAACCCGGAAAGTGGCTGATCCCCAACGACACCAGCTCCACCACACTCGGCCCGGCTCAGGGCTACGATGCATTTTTGCCCGGCACCGGGCGATTCAAGGCTGACATCGCCGTCGCCGACCTGGACTTGAACGCCACCGCCAAAGACACCGTTGCGCTCAAGTACTACTACCAGCACGATCCGACCCTCGCGCCTTACTCGTACTCGAGCGTCCCCGGTTTCACCGAACACCTCGACTCCGGAGCGCAGGTTTTTTCCATCACCAACACCTATCTGATCAAATCCACCCTCAGCACCACTCAGACGCTTGGCTTCATCCGCGAAAAGGACTACGCCGATAACGAGCAGCCGTTCGGTCCCAATGCGATCCCCGGAGGCAACTACGGCACAGCTTCCCTCAATGCATTCGGCTCCAGCTACTTCCCCGGGATTTCCATCGTCAACGTCCTCGGAAGCGCCGGTTACGCCGCTGGAATCCCGAGTTCCGAAGACAACGGAATCCTCAACATCGGTCCGAACGCGGAAGGCCAGGCCGCAAACACCGGCATGTTCCAGAACCGTATCGCACCCTCCGGCAACGCCATCTGGACTCTGGGCAAACACACCCTCAGTTTCGGTGCCAACTACTCCTACACCCAGCTCAACACGATTGACAAACGCACCGGCACCGGCACCATTGCGACCGATGACTTCAGCGCATTCTCCCAGGGCTTTGTCAGCCCTGGCAGTTCATCCACCGAGTTCTATGTCAGCTCGTTCCTGCGCGGCGACGCCAACCGCTACTACCGCGCCAATCAGCTTGGCTCCTACCTGCAAGACAAGTTCCAGTTGAGTCCGAGGCTCTCTCTCACTGCCGGCGTACGCTATGACTGGGACGGCGGCTTCACTGAGAAATACGGACGAATCTTCAATTTCGACGCCAATCCCAATCCGACCAGTTGCAGCACCAAAGACCCCAATGAATATTGCTACAACGTCAGCTCTGACGTAATCGAAAGCCCTGGCCTGATCATTGCCGGCAACAACGCCAACGGCACCAAAGGCGTCAGCGACACGACCCTTACAGGTCGCCAGTGGGGCGTCGCTCCTCGCGTGGGCGCTGCGTGGCAGCCTGGGTTCTTGCACGACAAGGTAGTCATCCGAACCGGAGTCGGCATGTACTACGACCGCGGCGAATTATTCAGCTACTTCTCGCCCGGCTATGCCATCGGTACCGTCACAGGCGGACCTTTTGGCGTCAATCAGCAACTGCCGTTCGTCAACACGCAATCGTGCCCATCCGGTACGGGGCAATCCCTCTACAACGGTTACATCCCCACCTGCGGCGGCGGCGGCATCCAGAATGGAATCAACAATGGCACCTTCGTTTCCACGCCAGTCACCGCTCCAACCAACGATGCGGCAGGCAATCTAAATAATCCGTACGGAAGCACGGCGATCGCTGCCCCAACCAACCCCAAGGCCTCAGATCTCAGCAATTTCCTGCCCAACGCAAACAGCATCGAGAACTACAACTTTGCGCCGGCCGGTACACCAGGCATTGTCAATAACGGTCAGCCCATTTCACTCGGAATCTACGACCGCGCCAACAAGCTGCCCTACACCTTCAACTACACCCTGGACGTTCAGTGGCAGCCACGCAATGACCTTGCCGTCGAACTAGGCTACGTTGGCAACGTGGGCCGCCACCAGGTCATTCCGGTTCCCTTCAATCAGGCAAACATATACAACCCATCCAACCCGGCTCTGGCGGGCGGTCCCTTCCAGCAGAACTACAGCTACGGGTACACGGTCGGCGGTGCGACTCTTCCCGATGGCACCTTCTATCAGGCAAACGATGAAGGCGGCAACGTCGACCTTCGGGTCCCCTACATCGGTTACGCCGCCGAATCCATCTCCTACAAGGCAGCCGGCGTCGATGCGTACAATGCCCTCCAGGCTCACATCGAAAAACGCATGAGCCGCGGCATTCAGGTCGCCGCCTCCTACACCTACTCTCACGCACTGGACGAGCAGAGCGGACTGGGTCTTTTTTACAACGGCAGTAATGCCCTCAACCTGCGCAGCGGATATGGTTCGTCCGACTTCGACCGTACCCACGTCCTCAATTTCAACTACGTCTTCCAACTACCCGACCTCGCCAGAAAACACTCTCTGCAAGGTGACTTCATCGACGGATGGTCGCTGGTTGGCCTTACCGTGCTGCAGAGCGGCCAGCCCTACAGCATCATCGACTTCTCCGGCGCAATCGCAAGCATCTATTACTCCACCTTCGACGGCATCACCAACCCCATCGTGCCCCTGGCTAAAGGCTGCACGGCGAAGTCCGCGGTGACCGGCCACTCCGGCGCCTTCTATGTCTCCAATGGAGAGGCCGCGCTCAATCCGGCTTGCTTTACCCTGCCCATCCTCCCTGCGGGCGGTCTCGGCGGAGCCATTCCTACCTCAGACCCCTATGAAACCGGCTTCACTACCGGCCAACGCAACATCTTCCGTCAGGCTTTCCAAAAGCGCGCCGATGCCTCACTGGTCAAAATCACCAACTTCAATGAAAGATACAGCCTGAAATTCACCTTCGATGTCTACAACCTCACCAACACCACCAGCTTTGATGTTCCCGGAAACGAAGTATCGCAAAACGCAGGCTACAATCCCTTCCCTACCGGGGGCACGCCAGTCCTGCCGGGCACCTGCAATGCAGCTGGCGTCGGCACCGTCGCCGGCAGCTTCTACAGCTGCCCTTCGGGCCTTGGCATCGTAACCCACGCTATCGGTAGCCCACGCCAGATTCAGATGTCCCTTCATTTCGCCTTCTAGCCAATAACTGCGCGCCCAAATGAAGGGCGGCTCGATCGAGCCGCCCTTCCGCTTTCCGCGAAGTCCGTTCCCCAAACCACTGTGTTGACTTGGAGTCATCAGGACTAAATTCCATCTACCGTACCATCCAAACGAGCTGGTTAGAATGCGTGTATGGCGCCGAACCAAGATTCACTTGATTCAATTCAAAGTCTGCGAGCATCATTCACATCCGATTCAAATCTCAGCGCCCGGATTAGCGAATTAGCAAGGTCGTCTCTCGCCCGAGCGAACAGCAACGCAAGCAAGAACACCTACCTCTGGCGAGATGAGGCCTGGACCCTCGATGAAGCGCAGCGCTCTTCCTCACTGCCGCGTGAGGCCCCTGCTGGAAACCAAGATGGGTGGCCGCCACTCCGCGGAATCCCTGTCTCCGTCAAGGACTGTTTCGATCTTGTCGGAGCGCCCACAAGCTGCGGAACCATCTTCTACCGGGAACGGAACGGCAACGCTCAGCAGGATTCCTGGCTCGTCGAGCGATTGCGCGCCGCAGGCGCTGTGATTACTGGTAAGACTCATCTGCACCCCCTCGCCTATGGCATCACCGGCGAAAACCCTGACTTCGGCGACTGCCTTCAGCCCGGCAACGCTGGAGCACTCACCGGCGGCTCGTCCAGCGGCGCAGCCGCCAGCGTCATGGAAGGTTCCGCCATGGCCGCCATTGGCACCGATACAGGCGGTTCGGTCCGCGTGCCTGCGGCCTTGTGCGGTCTCGCCGCCTATCGCGCATCACTAGGCCGGGGAGACTGGCGCGGCGGCGCGCACCTCGCGGAGTCCTTCGACACCTTCGGTTGGCTTTTTCGCGACCTGGAAGATGGTCCCTTACTCGGATCAATCTTCGGCCCGACAGACGCGACCGGCTTGAAGTTGCCCCGCACCTTCGCGATAGTTCATGAAGATTTCCTTCACGATTGCGAGCCGGAAGTTAAGGCAAATCTGCGAAAATGTCAGGCAGAACTGGAATCGCTTGGCCTCATCGCAACCACAGTGCCAGTGGAGTGGTGGAGCGATTCCACTGATATCTATGCACCAATCCAGGCATCGGAATCAGCGCGTATCCATCGCGGCCACTTTGAGCACTTCGAATCCTCCATCCGCCGGCGCCTGCAGTGGGGGGAAACGCTCACCGAACCCGACCTAGCTCGATTCAGGCAGCGCCACGCCGCCTTCCGAGCCTACATGGACACCCTTCTCGCGAAACACGAGCTGCTCTTATTGCCAGCAGCTCCCATTGTGCGGCTCACAGCCGGAGCAGACCATAGTCAGACGCGCCCGCGCCTGCTGCGCTACACCACGCCAGCAAGCCTTTCGGGCATGCCAGCCGTCACAATTCCGTTCCATCAACACGGCCGGCCCAGCGGCGGCATGCAACTGATTGCAGCACGCGAAGACGATCCCCGGCTCCTGGCAACTGCGGCCGCTCTCGGCGTTCTTCGCAAGCCGATCGATCCAACACGGCACTCATATTAAGATTCCCGCCCAACGCCAGGAGCAACCTTCGCCAGGCCCACATCCACTAATGCAAGTGCATCCGCCAAAGCGTGTAAGCCAGAATTTCGTGCCCCATCTGCTGCCATTCGCTCGCGCTGCCCACCGCAGCCACCTGCTGCCGCGGCGAAGTCAGCACCTGCAGCCCTTCGCTCGCGCAAATCTCGCGTATGCGAAACAGATGTGCCGGATCGCTGACAATAACCACCCGGCGATAGCCGTTGGCGCGAGCAATCGCGACGATACGACGCGCCTGCTCCTCCGTGCTGCGGCTCTGCGTTTCGGCGATGATGGCCTTTTCAGGCACCCCATTTGCCATCAGGTAAGCCTGTCCCACCTGGCCCTCTGAAAAAGCATCCCCCGGCGCGCTTCCCCCCAGAGTCAGCACCACGGGAGCGATGCCATGTTCGTACAGAGCCAGCGCATGATCCAGCCGTGCGCGCAACACCGGCGACGGGCGTCCCGCATATTCCGCTGCGCCAAAGACGCAAATCACATCGGCCGGGGCGGCATGGTCTTCGTAAGCATACCGCTCGATCTGCACATAAACCCAGATGCCCCATCCCAGAGCGGACAGGAAGAAAACCGCAACGAAGTAAATCAGCAGAAAACGCGCCGCTGAAGCTATCCAGTTGCCGCGTGAATCGGCCGGGCGATCGGGTCCATCCACGGGGATGCTCATTTACCTTTGCAACGCCAAGGCGATCTCGTGTGTCGAAATCGCCCCTTCGCGCAGGATCTGCCAAAGCCCATTGTTACCCGAAAGATCGACAATCGTCGTAGGCACGGCATGGCCCGACGGTCCTCCATCCACAATCAGCGGAATCCGGTCGCCAATCTGATCGCGCACACAGGCCGCATGGGCGCACTCGCTCGCGCCGGCCAGATTCGCCGACGTTGCCGTGATCGGCAGCCCAAAACACTCCACCACCGCCCGTGCAATCGGAGCATCCGGTATGCGTAGTGCCACATTGCCCGTGTTGGCCGTCGAGCGTAGCGGCAGCTTGCCCCCCGCGCGAACAATGATCGTCAGCGGCCCCGGCCAGAATCGTTCCGCAAGCCGGTCAAATCTGTCGTCAATGTCCCGCGCCAGTTCGTATGCCTGCGCCAGCGAGGCGATCAGCAGCGACAGCGGCTTGTGCTTCAACCGGGACTTGATCTGATAGATCTGCTCGACCGCATGCAGGTTCACCGGATCGACCGCCAGACCATAGAACGTGTCAGTCGGCAACGCCACAACGTCGCCCTGGCGAAGACAGGAAACGATGTATTCGATGCGCTCAGGTTGTGGTTCGTCGGGATGAACCCGCAAAATCTCCGCGGACAAGTGCTCTACCTCGGTTCCCTGATTTCCCTTCGGATGAAGCCACAGCCGCTCACAATCCTGGCGGTATGCGAGCAAATGCCGTCTCCCGTACTATACCCGTTCCTTGCCTCGAAAGCCCACGTAAGCCGAAAGGCTACAATCTCCTAAGGTCCGGTAGGACGCAAAAGATGGCTATCCGCATTGTACAGAGTAAGCAAAATTCCCGCGTGAAAGAGCTGCGGGCAGCGCTGTCGCGACCCGGTCGCGGCAGTGCGGAAGTCGTTGCGCTCGAAGGATTCCATCTCGTCGAAGAAGCTCTCCGCAGCGGCCTCACAATCGAAACCATCTTCATCGCCCAGAACAGTGAAAGGCTTCTGAACGAGCTGAGAATTCTTGATTCCGTAGAGATTTTGGCGTTGCCAGAGGAAGTTCTGGCCTCCGCCGTCACAACCGAGACCTCTCAGCCCATCGCCGCACTCGCCCGGCCGCAGCTATGGAATTGGCCGGACCTCCTCGGCCACGCATCATCGCAGACCCTAATCGTCATCCTCGCCGGCATTCAAGACCCCGGCAATCTCGGAACCATCCTGCGCTCCGCCGAAGCCTTCGGAGCCACCGGCGCAATCTCCCTATCCGGCACGGTAAGCCACTGGAATCCGAAGGCGATGCGCGCCTCAGCAGGCAGCGTCTTTCGTCTGCCGATCCTCTCTGTCTCAGAATCCGATTGCTTCACCCATCTCCGCGAATCCAGCATCCAAACCTTGGCAGCCATGGCCCATGAAGCCCAACCGCTCTCCAAAGTCGATCTTGTCAAGTCCGTAGCCCTCGTCATCGGAGCCGAAGGCAGCGGAATCTCCGACGAAATCGCCTCACAGTGTGACGCACGGATCACAATTCCCTGCCCCGGTCCCGTCGAAAGCCTCAACGCCGGAGTCGCCGCCAGCATCCTGCTCTACGAAGCCTCGCAGCAAAGAACCACCCGTCGAGCTCGGAGGAAGGCATGAACTCCTCGGAATCGAACCTTTTCGACCTTCCATCCACCCCGGAATCCGCCGCCCGCCGCAGCCGCAGCGCACCGCTTGCCGAGCGCATGCGCCCCCGCAACCTCTCCGAATACGCCGGCCAGGAGCACCTCATCGCACCCGGCAAACCGCTCCGCGTCCAGATCGATCACGACGATCCGGCTTCCATGATCTTCTGGGGTCCTCCCGGTGTCGGCAAGACCAGTCTCGCCAAGATCATCGCCGAAACAACCCAGGCAACTTTCCTCGAATTCTCCGCCGTCCTCTCCGGCATAAAAGAAATCAAGCAGGTCATGGCCGCCAGCGAGCAGGCCTCGCAAATGGGCTCCCGGACCATCCTCTTTGTCGACGAAATTCACCGCTTCAACAAGGCCCAGCAAGACGCATTCCTGCCCTACGTCGAGCGCGGCACCATCCGCCTCATCGGCGCAACCACCGAAAACCCCTCCTTCGAAGTCATTGGCGCGCTGCTCTCCCGCTGCCGCGTCTACGTCCTGAAACAGCTCACCGAAGAGCAGATCGTCGCGCTCCTCCACCGCGCTCTCGAAGACCGCGAACGCGGTCTCGGCTCACTCAACCTCACCGCCGATGAGGAAGCCCTGACGCTTTTAGCAGGCTACTCCAGCGGCGACTGCCGCAATGCCTACAACGCCCTCGAAGTAGCCGCCCAACTGGCCGCCGAACGCGCCGGAAACAAGCATGGCCGCATCGACCGCGCTCTGGCCGAAGAAGCCCTCCAGCAGCGCGTCCTCCTCTACGACAAGACCGGAGAAGAACACTACAACCTCATCTCCGCCTTGCACAAAAGCGTCCGCAACAGCGACCCCGACGCAGCTCTCTACTGGCTCGGCCGCATGTTCACCTCCGGCGAAGACCCGATGTACCTCGCCCGCCGCGTCATCCGCATGGCCGTTGAAGACATCGGCCTCGCCGCTCCCGAGGCGCTCAATCTCTGCCTCAGCGCCCGCCAGACCATGGAGTTCCTCGGCTCTCCCGAAGGCGATCTCGCACTCGCCGAAGCCGTCGTTTACCTCGCACTCGCCCCCAAATCCAACTCTATTTACCTCGCTTACGCCGAAGCTCTCAAAGACATCGAGAATACTCGCCAGGAGCCTGTCCCGCTCCACCTGCGCAACGCCCCGACCCGCCTTATGAAAGAACTCGACTACGGCAAAGGCTACCGCTACGCCCACGACGAAGCGGACAAAGTCGCCGACATGGACTGTCTCCCTCCCTCGCTCCTCGGCCGCCGCTACTTCGAACCCACCCAGGAAGGCCGCGAAAAGCAGCTCTCGCAGCGCCTCGAAGAACTGCGTCGAATTCGCCAGGCAAAACGCGGTAGCTAATGCCTGTTACGATGGTCGCCAAAGCAGAAAGGCATTCATCGCATGCTCACCGTGTTCTCACGTACCCTGCTCATCGCAGCCCTGGCAATCGCGGCTTCGTGCAGCCTTCCCGCCCAAAGCACTCCGCCGAATGGAGCAGCCAGTTCCCCCATGAAAACCACCCTCGCAGTCCCAATCTACGTCGCCGGATTCCAGGTCCGAACCAGCAATGCGAAAGAAATGAGCGGCAATGGCGAAATCGGCAAGCTCTGGATGCGCTTCTTTCAGCAAAACCTCGCCGAGCAGATGCCGAACCGGATCGGCCAGACCCTCATGGTCGTCTACTCCGGCTATGCAAGCGACGAAAAAGGCGAATACGACTACCTCCTCGGCGCTCCCGTAACTTCAGCAGACGGAATCCCGGCAACCCTGACCGTCCGCCAGATCCCCGCCGGCCAATACGCAGTAATCACCACCGCGCAGGGTCCGGCAGCCGAAGTCGTTCCATCCGCCTGGAAGCATATCTGGGCCATGTCCCCATCAGAACTAGGAGGCCAGCGCACCTTCCTCATCGACTACGAAATCTACGACCAGCGCAGCGCTGCCCCCACCAATGCACAAGTCGAAATACACGTCGGTCTACGGCGCTAGCCAGGCTATTTCCGGCCCCTCAACCATTCTTCGTTTTGTCAAAATTCCGTGCTAAACTCGCTACGCATTTGGAGGAGAATCTCATGAGCGCACAGCCAACGTTCGTCCCCTACATTGTCGTGAACGATGCAGCAGCGGCAATCGACTTCTACAAGGCCGCGTACGGTGCCGAAGAACTCGCGCGCCACAAGGCTCCGCACAGCGACCGCATCATGCACGCTCACTTGAAAATCAACGGCGGCGACCTGATGCTGAGCGACGATTTCTCTGAGCAGATGGGCCGCACGAGCGAAACACCTCTCGCCCTCGGCGGCTCACCGGTGACCATCTGCCTGGAAGTAGACGATGCACACGCCTCCTGGGACCGCGCGGTAGGCGCGGGCGCGACAGTAACAATGCCGCTCGCCGACCAGTTCTGGGGCGCACGTTACGGTCAGCTCAAAGATCCCTTCGGCCACAAGTGGTCTATCTCGCAGATGAT
The sequence above is a segment of the Acidicapsa acidisoli genome. Coding sequences within it:
- a CDS encoding YdcF family protein, producing the protein MSIPVDGPDRPADSRGNWIASAARFLLIYFVAVFFLSALGWGIWVYVQIERYAYEDHAAPADVICVFGAAEYAGRPSPVLRARLDHALALYEHGIAPVVLTLGGSAPGDAFSEGQVGQAYLMANGVPEKAIIAETQSRSTEEQARRIVAIARANGYRRVVIVSDPAHLFRIREICASEGLQVLTSPRQQVAAVGSASEWQQMGHEILAYTLWRMHLH
- a CDS encoding L-threonylcarbamoyladenylate synthase, which encodes MSAEILRVHPDEPQPERIEYIVSCLRQGDVVALPTDTFYGLAVDPVNLHAVEQIYQIKSRLKHKPLSLLIASLAQAYELARDIDDRFDRLAERFWPGPLTIIVRAGGKLPLRSTANTGNVALRIPDAPIARAVVECFGLPITATSANLAGASECAHAACVRDQIGDRIPLIVDGGPSGHAVPTTIVDLSGNNGLWQILREGAISTHEIALALQR
- a CDS encoding GyrI-like domain-containing protein — translated: MLTVFSRTLLIAALAIAASCSLPAQSTPPNGAASSPMKTTLAVPIYVAGFQVRTSNAKEMSGNGEIGKLWMRFFQQNLAEQMPNRIGQTLMVVYSGYASDEKGEYDYLLGAPVTSADGIPATLTVRQIPAGQYAVITTAQGPAAEVVPSAWKHIWAMSPSELGGQRTFLIDYEIYDQRSAAPTNAQVEIHVGLRR
- a CDS encoding replication-associated recombination protein A, translated to MNSSESNLFDLPSTPESAARRSRSAPLAERMRPRNLSEYAGQEHLIAPGKPLRVQIDHDDPASMIFWGPPGVGKTSLAKIIAETTQATFLEFSAVLSGIKEIKQVMAASEQASQMGSRTILFVDEIHRFNKAQQDAFLPYVERGTIRLIGATTENPSFEVIGALLSRCRVYVLKQLTEEQIVALLHRALEDRERGLGSLNLTADEEALTLLAGYSSGDCRNAYNALEVAAQLAAERAGNKHGRIDRALAEEALQQRVLLYDKTGEEHYNLISALHKSVRNSDPDAALYWLGRMFTSGEDPMYLARRVIRMAVEDIGLAAPEALNLCLSARQTMEFLGSPEGDLALAEAVVYLALAPKSNSIYLAYAEALKDIENTRQEPVPLHLRNAPTRLMKELDYGKGYRYAHDEADKVADMDCLPPSLLGRRYFEPTQEGREKQLSQRLEELRRIRQAKRGS
- a CDS encoding TonB-dependent receptor domain-containing protein; protein product: MLVAVAALCTSPLLAQQTLGGITGEVTDSSGSVIPNTAITILGEQTGLTRTVKSNGAGEYLFVDLPIGTYTLTYTAEGFEVQSTPHITVQADRTATINAQLKAGSKAETIEVDASPLMNATDTTNGYVLDSGQIESAPLPTGSFTGLAIESTGVSAELPGGTGANSGLGNQPIWANGQRDTSNSFSLNGVDATNLFNGKSTSQVASNRIINSTGSPGGGGGGVIQSVASVYLSIGNAIPTPAPETLQEVRVNASMYDATQGSTSGAHIDLSTASGTNSYHGSMYVRHGTNWINAAPFFFKQDNDVPANLKNPDLHRLVLGGSVGGPIIKNKLFGFFAYQHLTVSDQEIGDGFLNVPVGLSDTNRSAAGIAAIDNAQFSGENSVGAFNNGGTPTPFTAAQISNTVVQLFNSPALPGEPGKWLIPNDTSSTTLGPAQGYDAFLPGTGRFKADIAVADLDLNATAKDTVALKYYYQHDPTLAPYSYSSVPGFTEHLDSGAQVFSITNTYLIKSTLSTTQTLGFIREKDYADNEQPFGPNAIPGGNYGTASLNAFGSSYFPGISIVNVLGSAGYAAGIPSSEDNGILNIGPNAEGQAANTGMFQNRIAPSGNAIWTLGKHTLSFGANYSYTQLNTIDKRTGTGTIATDDFSAFSQGFVSPGSSSTEFYVSSFLRGDANRYYRANQLGSYLQDKFQLSPRLSLTAGVRYDWDGGFTEKYGRIFNFDANPNPTSCSTKDPNEYCYNVSSDVIESPGLIIAGNNANGTKGVSDTTLTGRQWGVAPRVGAAWQPGFLHDKVVIRTGVGMYYDRGELFSYFSPGYAIGTVTGGPFGVNQQLPFVNTQSCPSGTGQSLYNGYIPTCGGGGIQNGINNGTFVSTPVTAPTNDAAGNLNNPYGSTAIAAPTNPKASDLSNFLPNANSIENYNFAPAGTPGIVNNGQPISLGIYDRANKLPYTFNYTLDVQWQPRNDLAVELGYVGNVGRHQVIPVPFNQANIYNPSNPALAGGPFQQNYSYGYTVGGATLPDGTFYQANDEGGNVDLRVPYIGYAAESISYKAAGVDAYNALQAHIEKRMSRGIQVAASYTYSHALDEQSGLGLFYNGSNALNLRSGYGSSDFDRTHVLNFNYVFQLPDLARKHSLQGDFIDGWSLVGLTVLQSGQPYSIIDFSGAIASIYYSTFDGITNPIVPLAKGCTAKSAVTGHSGAFYVSNGEAALNPACFTLPILPAGGLGGAIPTSDPYETGFTTGQRNIFRQAFQKRADASLVKITNFNERYSLKFTFDVYNLTNTTSFDVPGNEVSQNAGYNPFPTGGTPVLPGTCNAAGVGTVAGSFYSCPSGLGIVTHAIGSPRQIQMSLHFAF
- a CDS encoding VOC family protein, producing MSAQPTFVPYIVVNDAAAAIDFYKAAYGAEELARHKAPHSDRIMHAHLKINGGDLMLSDDFSEQMGRTSETPLALGGSPVTICLEVDDAHASWDRAVGAGATVTMPLADQFWGARYGQLKDPFGHKWSISQMIATPSNEEMNKAAAETFAG
- a CDS encoding TrmH family RNA methyltransferase, giving the protein MAIRIVQSKQNSRVKELRAALSRPGRGSAEVVALEGFHLVEEALRSGLTIETIFIAQNSERLLNELRILDSVEILALPEEVLASAVTTETSQPIAALARPQLWNWPDLLGHASSQTLIVILAGIQDPGNLGTILRSAEAFGATGAISLSGTVSHWNPKAMRASAGSVFRLPILSVSESDCFTHLRESSIQTLAAMAHEAQPLSKVDLVKSVALVIGAEGSGISDEIASQCDARITIPCPGPVESLNAGVAASILLYEASQQRTTRRARRKA
- a CDS encoding amidase; protein product: MAPNQDSLDSIQSLRASFTSDSNLSARISELARSSLARANSNASKNTYLWRDEAWTLDEAQRSSSLPREAPAGNQDGWPPLRGIPVSVKDCFDLVGAPTSCGTIFYRERNGNAQQDSWLVERLRAAGAVITGKTHLHPLAYGITGENPDFGDCLQPGNAGALTGGSSSGAAASVMEGSAMAAIGTDTGGSVRVPAALCGLAAYRASLGRGDWRGGAHLAESFDTFGWLFRDLEDGPLLGSIFGPTDATGLKLPRTFAIVHEDFLHDCEPEVKANLRKCQAELESLGLIATTVPVEWWSDSTDIYAPIQASESARIHRGHFEHFESSIRRRLQWGETLTEPDLARFRQRHAAFRAYMDTLLAKHELLLLPAAPIVRLTAGADHSQTRPRLLRYTTPASLSGMPAVTIPFHQHGRPSGGMQLIAAREDDPRLLATAAALGVLRKPIDPTRHSY